A window from Acidimicrobiia bacterium encodes these proteins:
- a CDS encoding RsmG family class I SAM-dependent methyltransferase, which produces MTLDEAARRLLVAELDAARSRGALGPGPAEGHIDHALAFARSVERPPPSLLDLGSGGGPPGVVLATLWADTSTVLLEASSRRCAGLRLAVSRLGISGRVTVAEGRAEELAHRPEFRERFAMVTARSFGPPSVTAECGSPFLGAEGLLVVSEPPDPDPARWPVAGLERVGLRDLGTLDQRDAHLRVLGRVGVLPDEVPRARGIPARRPLWG; this is translated from the coding sequence GTGACGCTCGACGAGGCGGCCCGCCGCCTCCTCGTCGCCGAGCTCGACGCGGCCCGTTCGCGAGGTGCGCTCGGCCCCGGGCCCGCCGAGGGGCACATCGATCATGCGCTCGCCTTCGCCCGAAGCGTCGAGCGCCCGCCCCCGTCACTCCTGGATCTGGGCAGCGGCGGTGGGCCCCCCGGGGTCGTCCTGGCGACGCTGTGGGCCGACACCTCGACCGTTCTGCTCGAGGCCTCCTCCCGTCGCTGCGCAGGGCTGCGCCTCGCCGTGAGCCGCCTCGGTATCTCGGGGCGGGTGACCGTGGCCGAGGGCAGGGCCGAGGAACTCGCCCACCGGCCCGAGTTCCGGGAGCGCTTCGCGATGGTGACCGCCCGGTCGTTCGGCCCGCCCTCTGTCACCGCGGAGTGCGGCTCGCCGTTCCTGGGAGCCGAGGGCCTCCTCGTGGTGAGTGAGCCACCCGATCCTGATCCCGCCCGGTGGCCGGTGGCCGGTCTCGAGCGAGTGGGTCTCAGGGATCTCGGGACCCTCGACCAGAGGGACGCCCACCTCCGAGTCCTGGGCCGAGTGGGGGTGCTGCCCGACGAGGTTCCCCGTGCCCGGGGCATCCCCGCGCGACGACCCCTCTGGGGTTAG
- the jag gene encoding RNA-binding cell elongation regulator Jag/EloR — protein MEWIEITASTEHEALDRALDELGVHRDEAEWEVVEVQKARLGGLLGRNEARVRARVKPVSRDKPQTRRDRGGRSGGRGRRGGENRSSKQGDAAKGGRRGGGGNGGTSRPKAERGSGQGRTRGPDAGAESPGDGAPTGAGRRRRGRSGGGGRGARADSPATGGSRKDDARTGKGRGGNNPDGKAGRGRRGGEAVSDGDERDEETVPIDEQAEIAEDFVEGLVDAFEVDADIDVDTDDDDRVVYVSVEGGELGLLVGPGGATISAIEELTRTVLQRRTGGHAARVRVDVGGYKARRREALEKFTHELIDTVKESGRSHELEPMNAADRKTVHGVAAGDDSVTTSSEGEEPRRRVVIHPA, from the coding sequence ATGGAATGGATCGAGATCACGGCGTCGACCGAGCACGAGGCGCTCGACCGGGCGCTCGACGAGTTGGGTGTGCATCGCGACGAGGCCGAGTGGGAGGTCGTCGAGGTGCAAAAGGCGCGCCTGGGAGGCCTCCTGGGTCGCAACGAGGCACGCGTGCGTGCCCGGGTCAAACCGGTGTCGCGGGACAAGCCCCAGACCCGGCGCGACCGGGGCGGCCGCTCGGGCGGCCGCGGCCGGCGTGGCGGCGAGAACCGTTCCTCGAAACAGGGCGACGCCGCGAAGGGCGGGCGCCGGGGTGGCGGAGGAAACGGCGGGACCAGCCGCCCGAAAGCCGAGCGCGGCAGCGGCCAGGGCCGCACGCGCGGCCCCGACGCCGGAGCGGAGTCTCCGGGCGACGGGGCCCCGACCGGTGCCGGCAGGCGGCGACGCGGCCGCTCCGGTGGCGGCGGTCGGGGGGCCCGTGCGGACAGCCCGGCCACGGGCGGCTCCCGCAAGGACGACGCCCGCACCGGGAAGGGTCGAGGCGGCAACAACCCCGACGGGAAGGCCGGTCGGGGTCGACGAGGAGGAGAAGCGGTGAGCGACGGCGACGAGCGCGACGAGGAGACGGTTCCGATCGACGAGCAGGCGGAGATCGCCGAGGACTTCGTCGAGGGGCTGGTCGACGCCTTCGAGGTGGATGCCGACATCGACGTCGACACCGACGACGATGACCGGGTCGTCTACGTCAGCGTCGAGGGAGGGGAGCTTGGCCTGCTGGTCGGGCCCGGCGGGGCCACGATCTCGGCGATCGAGGAGCTGACCCGCACGGTGCTCCAGCGCCGCACGGGTGGCCATGCCGCACGCGTGCGCGTGGACGTGGGCGGCTACAAGGCCCGTCGCCGTGAGGCCCTCGAGAAGTTCACCCACGAGCTCATCGACACGGTCAAGGAGTCGGGTCGGTCCCACGAGTTGGAGCCCATGAACGCCGCCGACCGTAAGACCGTCCATGGGGTGGCGGCCGGCGACGACAGCGTGACCACCTCCTCGGAGGGCGAGGAGCCGCGCCGCCGGGTGGTCATCCACCCCGCCTGA
- a CDS encoding YidC/Oxa1 family membrane protein insertase, which translates to MILGDIWNGILNGLGAILAFFYAIVPSYGLAIIGLTVLLRLVLFPLTAKQARSMLAMQRIQPEIKKLQAKYKNDRQRLNEETMAFYKENKINPLAGCLPLLAQLPIFIALFRILRNPFEYIPAGSSLYQAFCGGVSPDSCNPVGLDFLGVDLSLSAQDPHGSFLAALPYLALVALVGLSGYLQSKQSMRYQAQANPQTQMIGKLMPIIFMFISLSMPAGVVLYFFVSNVWQIGQQEIIFRREGQAPLVPSARERKDSGRTTPSKKPAPALSASDAGGSKGSGASAAAAGTGTKRAGSNRTGSKKRSGSTKRSGSGSSRSTTGGDGKRRGPVTGKQAPSDGSPDSRPPRKKRT; encoded by the coding sequence ATGATCCTCGGTGACATCTGGAACGGAATCCTCAATGGCCTCGGGGCGATCCTCGCGTTCTTCTATGCGATCGTCCCGAGCTACGGCCTGGCGATCATCGGGCTCACCGTCCTGTTGCGCCTCGTGCTGTTCCCGCTCACGGCCAAGCAGGCCCGCTCGATGCTCGCGATGCAGCGCATCCAGCCCGAGATCAAGAAGCTCCAGGCCAAGTACAAGAACGACCGGCAGCGTCTCAACGAAGAGACGATGGCGTTCTACAAGGAGAACAAGATCAACCCGCTGGCCGGGTGCCTGCCGCTACTCGCCCAGCTCCCGATCTTCATCGCCCTGTTCCGGATCCTGCGCAACCCGTTCGAGTACATCCCCGCCGGCTCGTCGCTCTACCAGGCGTTCTGCGGCGGCGTGTCGCCCGACAGCTGCAACCCCGTCGGCCTCGACTTCCTCGGTGTCGACCTGTCGCTGTCGGCCCAGGACCCCCACGGCTCGTTCCTGGCGGCGCTCCCCTACCTGGCCCTCGTGGCGCTCGTCGGCCTGAGCGGGTACCTCCAGTCGAAGCAGTCGATGCGCTACCAGGCGCAGGCGAACCCCCAGACCCAGATGATCGGCAAGCTCATGCCGATCATCTTCATGTTCATCTCCCTGTCGATGCCTGCGGGTGTTGTCCTCTACTTCTTCGTGAGCAACGTCTGGCAGATCGGCCAGCAGGAGATCATCTTCCGCCGTGAGGGCCAGGCGCCCCTCGTCCCGTCTGCACGGGAGCGCAAGGACTCGGGCCGCACCACCCCCTCGAAGAAGCCGGCCCCGGCCCTGTCGGCCTCCGACGCCGGCGGGTCGAAGGGATCCGGCGCCTCGGCGGCAGCGGCGGGCACGGGAACGAAGAGGGCCGGATCGAACAGGACAGGATCGAAGAAGCGGTCGGGATCGACGAAGAGGTCGGGATCGGGGTCGTCACGTTCGACCACCGGGGGCGACGGGAAGCGACGCGGGCCGGTCACCGGCAAGCAGGCCCCCTCCGACGGCTCACCGGACTCCCGGCCCCCCAGGAAGAAACGGACGTAG
- the yidD gene encoding membrane protein insertion efficiency factor YidD translates to MSCPDPGDPDRDRRRSPLAAAVLRFVKLYRTVSSGTQPHCRYLPTCSAYAEEAVRTHGALRGGWMATKRISRCHPLGGTGYDPVPGTDPDYEARNPRRRPRRRRPGAAPLTTKAVDA, encoded by the coding sequence GTGTCGTGCCCCGATCCGGGCGACCCTGATCGCGACCGCCGCCGCTCGCCGCTCGCCGCCGCCGTTCTCCGGTTCGTCAAGCTCTACCGGACGGTGAGTTCCGGTACACAGCCCCACTGCCGGTATCTCCCCACCTGCTCGGCCTACGCCGAGGAGGCCGTCCGGACCCACGGCGCCCTCAGGGGCGGATGGATGGCGACGAAGCGGATCTCGCGTTGCCACCCCCTCGGAGGGACGGGCTACGACCCCGTGCCGGGAACGGACCCCGACTACGAGGCCCGCAACCCCCGGCGACGCCCGCGACGGCGCCGGCCCGGCGCGGCCCCCCTGACGACGAAGGCTGTTGACGCATGA